Proteins co-encoded in one Prevotella sp. E13-27 genomic window:
- a CDS encoding beta-glucosidase: MKKLFFLTSLIMMTMAANSQVYLDPQAPVEERVKDALSRMTTHEKIKVLHAQSKFTSAGVPRLGIRQLNMDDGPHGVREELEWNTWNPANWTNDAIVAFPSLTCLAATWNRDMSRLYGHSVSEEFAFRGKDIMLGPGVNIARTPMNGRAFEYMGEDPLLAGEMVVPYIQAAQANGVACCLKHFVLNDQETDRFGVNVNVSERAMREIYLSPFERAVKKAHVWSIMGSYNYWQNVHCCQNGLLLNGILKKEWQWDGALVSDWGGTTDTREAALGGLDIEMGTYTDGKTQESEFGYDDYYLGNKFEKLINSGEIPMSVLDEKVSRVLRIIFRTAMNPNKIIGNQCSEAHYDACRQIGEEGIVLLKNKAQPRQRGGEQKYTLPLDLSKYKNILIVGENATRSLTKGGGSSELKTLRDISPLDGLRSQFSTLNSQLSIDYAQGYSSGRALYDKVDKFNTEENARLKAEALDKAKSADLIIFIGGFNKNHRQDCENGDRENYDLSFGQNELISELADIASSNKEKKSSIIVVTFGGNAYAMPWLDKVSALLHCWYLGSESGKALANVLTGLVNPSGKLPITIAKRYEDYPYVKYGKEAYPGISQEKQKGKPNSQVYYKEGVFVGYRGFEKDKTQPLFPFGFGLSYTTFDYGKPTVTLNGDNICVSVTITNTGKRTGKETVQVYVSAPKNKQIEKPAKELKSFGKTHLLQPGESETLYIVIPRSELASWDEATHQWLVDSGNYTVMIGASCTDIRGKQKITL, from the coding sequence ATGAAAAAATTGTTCTTCCTTACATCGCTGATTATGATGACGATGGCAGCGAATTCACAGGTGTATCTTGACCCACAGGCTCCAGTAGAAGAGCGAGTGAAAGATGCTCTCAGTCGCATGACCACACACGAGAAGATAAAAGTGCTCCACGCACAGTCGAAGTTCACGTCGGCAGGTGTGCCCCGTCTTGGCATTCGCCAGCTGAACATGGACGACGGACCTCACGGCGTACGTGAAGAGTTGGAATGGAACACATGGAATCCTGCAAACTGGACAAACGACGCTATCGTCGCCTTCCCATCACTGACATGTCTTGCAGCAACGTGGAACCGCGACATGTCGCGCCTATACGGACACTCGGTAAGCGAGGAGTTCGCTTTCCGCGGTAAGGACATCATGCTTGGTCCCGGTGTGAACATTGCGCGCACTCCAATGAACGGACGTGCTTTTGAGTATATGGGCGAAGACCCGCTGCTTGCAGGCGAGATGGTGGTGCCATACATTCAGGCCGCACAGGCCAACGGTGTGGCATGCTGTCTGAAACACTTTGTGCTCAACGACCAAGAGACCGACCGCTTTGGAGTAAACGTCAACGTCAGCGAGAGAGCCATGCGCGAGATATACCTTTCACCTTTCGAGCGTGCCGTAAAGAAAGCCCACGTATGGTCAATCATGGGCAGCTACAACTACTGGCAGAACGTACACTGCTGCCAGAACGGCCTGTTACTCAACGGAATACTGAAGAAAGAATGGCAGTGGGACGGTGCTCTCGTCAGTGACTGGGGAGGCACCACAGACACTCGCGAAGCCGCCCTTGGAGGTCTTGACATAGAGATGGGCACATACACCGACGGTAAGACGCAAGAGAGCGAGTTCGGATATGACGACTATTATCTTGGCAACAAATTTGAAAAGCTCATCAACAGCGGTGAGATACCCATGTCAGTGCTCGACGAAAAGGTAAGTCGTGTGCTACGTATCATCTTCCGAACAGCCATGAACCCAAACAAAATCATTGGCAACCAGTGTAGTGAAGCTCACTATGACGCATGTCGTCAGATAGGCGAAGAGGGCATTGTGCTATTGAAAAACAAGGCCCAGCCCCGCCAGAGAGGAGGAGAGCAGAAATACACCCTGCCACTTGATCTGTCGAAGTACAAGAACATACTTATCGTTGGCGAGAATGCTACGCGCTCACTGACAAAAGGAGGTGGTTCCAGCGAGCTGAAGACACTGCGTGACATATCTCCACTCGATGGTCTGCGCAGCCAATTCTCAACTCTCAATTCTCAACTCTCAATTGATTACGCACAGGGTTACTCTTCCGGTCGAGCCCTCTACGACAAAGTTGACAAGTTCAATACCGAGGAGAATGCCAGACTGAAAGCCGAGGCGCTTGACAAAGCAAAGTCTGCCGACCTCATCATCTTCATAGGCGGTTTTAATAAGAACCACCGCCAGGACTGTGAGAATGGTGACCGCGAGAACTACGACCTCTCGTTTGGACAGAACGAGCTGATTAGCGAGTTGGCAGACATAGCCTCATCTAACAAAGAGAAGAAAAGCAGCATCATCGTTGTCACTTTCGGAGGCAACGCCTATGCCATGCCTTGGCTTGACAAGGTCTCTGCACTACTCCACTGCTGGTATCTCGGCAGCGAGTCTGGAAAGGCATTGGCCAACGTGCTGACAGGCTTGGTTAATCCGAGCGGAAAGCTACCCATAACGATAGCCAAGCGTTATGAGGACTATCCTTACGTAAAATACGGCAAAGAAGCTTATCCTGGCATCAGTCAAGAGAAGCAAAAAGGCAAGCCCAACAGTCAGGTTTACTATAAGGAAGGTGTCTTCGTGGGCTATCGTGGCTTTGAGAAAGACAAGACACAGCCACTATTCCCATTCGGTTTCGGTCTCAGCTACACCACGTTTGACTATGGCAAGCCAACAGTGACCTTAAACGGTGACAACATCTGCGTTAGTGTCACCATAACCAACACAGGCAAGCGAACAGGCAAGGAGACAGTACAGGTATATGTCTCCGCCCCAAAGAACAAACAGATAGAGAAGCCTGCAAAAGAGCTAAAGTCTTTCGGTAAGACACATCTGCTGCAACCTGGAGAGAGCGAGACGCTGTACATCGTAATACCAAGAAGCGAACTTGCCTCATGGGACGAAGCCACACACCAGTGGCTTGTTGACAGTGGCAACTACACCGTCATGATAGGAGCAAGCTGCACAGACATCAGAGGAAAGCAGAAAATTACCCTGTAA
- the tpiA gene encoding triose-phosphate isomerase — protein sequence MRKTVVNLCRLLLAVVFILSGFVKAVDPVGTQYKLEDYLEALHLGGFVPELALLAVAVVLSAVEFCLGIFLLFAMRRRSATVLTLVLMCIMTPLTLWLALADPISDCGCFGDAVVLTNWQTFAKNVVLLGAAVVVARWHKDMFRFVSETNQWIAINYSVLFILAVSALCLYDLPLFDFRPYHIGTDLRKGWNEMIEGKESPYTDFFIERSTDRSDITEDVLNDTSYVFLLVSPHLEVADDSRLDLINELYEYATEHGYSFYGLTASNEKAIAHWRDITGADYEFCLTDETTLRTIIRSNPGLLLLKNGVVIRKWSHNNLPEIDEGFAAAPLSTMEIGQMPGDSVPRKITSILMWFVLPLVLLSIADRTWMWTKWLKKKQTNVQTPIKSIINIFNPFNKNKVKMRKKIVAGNWKMNMNLQDGIALAKELNETLKTEKPNCGVVICTPFIHLASIAQFLDQNIIGLGAENCADKEKGAFTGEVSAEMVKSTGAQYVILGHSERREYYKETPEILKEKVLLAQKNDLKVIFCIGESLAEREAGKQNEVVKAELEGSVFNLSEEDFRKIVIAYEPIWAIGTGKTATAEQAEEIHAYIRSIIAEKYGQAVADDTTILYGGSCKASNAPELFAKPDIDGGLIGGASLKCADFKGIIDAFK from the coding sequence GTGAGGAAAACGGTAGTCAACCTCTGTCGCCTGTTGCTGGCTGTAGTGTTCATACTGTCGGGCTTCGTGAAAGCCGTTGACCCTGTTGGCACACAGTATAAGCTGGAAGACTATCTTGAGGCTTTGCACCTCGGCGGCTTTGTTCCTGAGCTGGCGTTGCTGGCAGTGGCAGTGGTGCTTTCAGCAGTAGAGTTCTGTCTCGGAATATTCCTGCTGTTTGCCATGAGGCGGCGTAGCGCCACAGTGCTGACACTCGTGCTGATGTGCATCATGACGCCGCTGACGCTCTGGCTTGCTCTGGCTGACCCTATCAGCGATTGCGGCTGCTTTGGCGATGCAGTGGTCCTGACTAACTGGCAGACATTTGCCAAAAACGTGGTGCTGCTCGGAGCCGCAGTGGTCGTGGCTCGATGGCATAAGGATATGTTCCGCTTTGTCAGCGAGACAAACCAGTGGATTGCCATCAACTATTCGGTGTTGTTCATACTTGCAGTGTCGGCATTATGCCTATACGACCTGCCGTTGTTTGACTTCCGCCCATACCATATTGGTACTGACCTTAGGAAAGGGTGGAACGAGATGATTGAAGGAAAGGAGTCGCCTTACACCGACTTCTTCATAGAACGAAGCACCGACCGTAGCGACATCACCGAGGATGTGCTCAATGATACAAGCTATGTGTTCCTGCTCGTGTCGCCTCATCTGGAGGTCGCCGATGACTCGCGTCTTGACCTCATAAACGAGCTATATGAATATGCCACCGAACATGGCTATTCGTTCTACGGGCTTACGGCGAGCAATGAAAAGGCAATAGCCCATTGGCGCGACATTACCGGTGCCGACTATGAGTTCTGTCTCACCGACGAGACGACACTGCGCACCATCATTAGGAGCAACCCGGGACTGCTGCTCTTGAAGAATGGAGTGGTGATACGTAAGTGGAGCCACAACAATCTGCCCGAGATTGATGAAGGCTTTGCTGCAGCTCCGCTCAGCACAATGGAGATAGGACAGATGCCTGGCGACTCGGTGCCACGCAAGATAACTTCCATATTGATGTGGTTCGTCCTGCCACTGGTGCTTCTATCAATAGCCGACCGCACATGGATGTGGACAAAATGGCTGAAGAAAAAACAGACAAATGTACAGACACCGATAAAATCGATAATAAACATATTTAACCCTTTTAATAAAAATAAAGTCAAAATGAGAAAGAAAATTGTAGCAGGTAACTGGAAGATGAACATGAACCTGCAAGATGGTATCGCTCTTGCAAAGGAGCTCAACGAGACACTGAAGACTGAGAAGCCCAATTGCGGCGTGGTAATCTGCACACCATTCATTCACCTGGCTTCTATCGCACAGTTCCTTGACCAGAACATCATTGGTCTTGGCGCTGAGAACTGCGCAGACAAGGAAAAAGGTGCTTTCACCGGTGAGGTGAGCGCTGAGATGGTTAAGTCAACTGGTGCACAGTATGTAATCCTGGGCCACTCTGAGCGTCGTGAGTACTACAAGGAGACTCCAGAGATCCTGAAGGAGAAGGTGCTGCTCGCACAGAAGAACGATCTGAAGGTTATCTTCTGCATCGGTGAGAGCCTGGCAGAGCGCGAGGCAGGCAAGCAGAACGAGGTTGTTAAGGCTGAACTCGAGGGCTCTGTATTTAATCTCTCTGAGGAGGACTTCCGCAAGATCGTTATCGCTTATGAGCCAATCTGGGCTATCGGTACTGGTAAGACTGCTACTGCTGAGCAGGCTGAGGAGATCCACGCTTACATCCGCAGTATCATCGCTGAGAAGTACGGCCAGGCTGTCGCTGACGACACCACTATTCTCTACGGTGGTTCTTGCAAGGCTTCTAACGCTCCTGAGCTGTTCGCAAAGCCTGACATCGACGGTGGCCTCATCGGTGGCGCTTCACTGAAGTGCGCTGACTTCAAGGGCATCATCGACGCTTTCAAGTAA
- the folE gene encoding GTP cyclohydrolase I FolE — protein MYQPENEIYREGLDELASHYKKIIELLGEDSGREGLKKTPMRVAKAMQTLTRGYEMDAHKVLTDALFKEDYSQMVIVKDIDFFSLCEHHMLPFYGKVHVAYIPNGYITGLSKIARVVDIYSHRLQVQERMTLQIKECIEQTLHPLGVMVVVEAKHMCMQMRGVEKQNSITTTSDFSGAFNQAKTRQEFMNLISH, from the coding sequence GTGTATCAACCGGAGAATGAAATATATCGCGAGGGCCTTGACGAATTGGCATCGCACTACAAAAAAATCATAGAGCTGCTGGGCGAAGATTCTGGGCGCGAAGGACTCAAAAAAACTCCTATGCGCGTGGCAAAAGCCATGCAGACTCTTACTCGTGGATACGAGATGGATGCACACAAGGTGCTCACCGACGCATTGTTCAAGGAAGACTATTCACAGATGGTGATAGTTAAGGACATTGACTTCTTCTCGCTCTGCGAACACCACATGCTCCCCTTCTATGGCAAGGTACATGTGGCATATATCCCCAATGGCTATATCACAGGGCTGTCTAAGATTGCCCGTGTAGTTGATATATATAGTCATCGTCTGCAGGTGCAGGAACGCATGACACTTCAAATAAAGGAATGTATTGAGCAGACACTCCATCCACTCGGAGTGATGGTCGTCGTTGAGGCCAAGCACATGTGTATGCAGATGCGAGGAGTGGAGAAGCAAAACAGCATCACTACTACAAGTGACTTCAGCGGGGCCTTTAATCAGGCAAAGACCCGTCAGGAGTTTATGAATCTCATTTCACATTAA
- a CDS encoding DNA gyrase/topoisomerase IV subunit A → MDDEIKDEILNTEETEGTDASGLAEGHSDYKPVNRFDASVVHHLSGMYQSWFLDYASYVILERAVPHIEDGLKPVQRRILHSMKRMDDGRYNKVANIVGHTMQFHPHGDASIGDALVQLGQKDLLIDTQGNWGNILTGDRAAAPRYIEARLSKFALDTVFNPKTTDWQLSYDGRNKEPITLPVKFPLLLAQGAEGIAVGLSSKILPHNFCEICDAAISYLHGEPFQLYPDFQTGGSIDVTKYNDGQRGGVLKVRAKIEKLDQKTLVIRELPFTKTVGTLIESITKAIEKGKIKARNVTDLTSAEVEIQIHLAPGVSSDKTLDALYAFTDCEINISPNCCVIADQKPQFLTVSDVLRHSADHTKDLIRQELEIRKNELLEQYHFCSLEKIFIEERIYKDKKFEEAPNVDKVCEHIDDRLTPFYPQLVREVTKDDILRLLEIKMQRILKFNKEKADELMARIKAEIEQIDHDLANLTEVTAGWFQFLKDKYGKDHPRMTEIRNFDTIEATKVVEANQKLYINRTEGFIGTGLKKDEFVCNCSDIDDIILFYKDGKYKVVRVAEKLFVGKNVMWLGVFKKSDKRTIYNVVYRDGKKGPCYIKRFNITGITRDREYDLTLGTPNSKVMYFTANPNGEAEVIKITLDASVQATNPRMSIFLERSFADVMIKGRASKGNILTKKPVHKIGLKSHGHSTLGGRKVWYDPDVNRLNYDDHGTLLGEFYDDDQILVVLKNGDFYLSNFDVNNHYEENILRIEKFEADKVWTAVLFDADNQGYPYIKRFLMEATKRKQNWLSDNPASKLVLLTDVVYPLIRVTYGGADEFRGSEDIDAEQFISVKGFKAKGKRISTWQIESITELEPVRFPEEPEEEPENAENEEEDLDPDAGKSQQQVIDEMTGQLRLFPDED, encoded by the coding sequence ATGGACGACGAAATCAAAGACGAGATTCTAAACACTGAAGAGACAGAAGGCACAGATGCCTCTGGTCTTGCCGAAGGCCATAGCGACTATAAGCCAGTGAACCGCTTCGACGCTTCGGTGGTACACCACCTTAGCGGCATGTACCAGAGTTGGTTTCTGGATTATGCTTCATACGTTATCCTGGAGCGCGCCGTGCCTCATATAGAGGACGGCCTAAAGCCAGTACAACGACGCATACTCCACTCCATGAAGCGCATGGATGATGGTCGCTATAACAAGGTAGCAAACATTGTGGGACACACCATGCAGTTTCATCCCCACGGCGATGCCTCTATAGGCGACGCCCTGGTACAGTTAGGACAAAAAGACCTGCTGATAGACACACAGGGAAACTGGGGTAACATACTCACAGGCGACCGTGCCGCTGCCCCACGATATATCGAAGCACGTCTTTCAAAGTTTGCACTTGACACGGTTTTCAATCCTAAGACAACGGACTGGCAGCTGTCATACGATGGTCGCAACAAAGAGCCAATCACGCTGCCAGTGAAGTTTCCGCTTCTTCTTGCGCAAGGTGCCGAAGGCATTGCTGTAGGTCTTAGTTCAAAGATTCTTCCCCATAACTTCTGCGAGATTTGCGATGCCGCCATCAGCTATCTGCATGGCGAGCCTTTCCAGCTATACCCAGACTTCCAAACAGGCGGTTCCATCGATGTAACGAAATACAACGACGGACAGCGCGGCGGCGTGCTCAAGGTACGTGCAAAGATAGAGAAACTCGACCAGAAGACTCTCGTCATACGCGAGCTTCCGTTCACGAAGACCGTTGGCACACTCATTGAGAGTATCACCAAGGCCATAGAGAAAGGAAAGATCAAGGCACGCAACGTGACTGACCTCACCTCGGCCGAAGTAGAGATACAGATACACCTGGCCCCTGGTGTCTCGTCTGACAAGACACTTGACGCACTTTATGCTTTCACCGACTGTGAGATAAACATCTCGCCTAACTGCTGTGTCATTGCCGACCAGAAGCCACAGTTCCTCACCGTCAGCGACGTGCTACGCCATTCGGCCGATCACACAAAGGATTTAATAAGACAAGAGCTGGAGATCCGTAAGAACGAACTCCTCGAACAATATCACTTCTGTTCGTTGGAAAAGATTTTTATCGAGGAGCGCATCTATAAGGACAAGAAATTCGAGGAGGCACCAAATGTAGACAAAGTATGCGAACACATCGATGACCGTCTTACTCCGTTCTATCCGCAGTTGGTAAGAGAAGTAACAAAAGACGACATCCTCCGACTGCTTGAGATAAAGATGCAGCGCATACTGAAGTTCAACAAGGAGAAAGCCGACGAGCTGATGGCTCGCATCAAAGCCGAGATAGAGCAGATAGACCACGACCTTGCTAACCTCACTGAGGTAACGGCAGGATGGTTCCAGTTCCTGAAAGACAAATACGGCAAGGATCATCCGCGAATGACCGAGATCCGCAACTTCGACACCATTGAGGCGACAAAGGTGGTAGAAGCAAATCAGAAGCTTTACATCAACCGAACAGAAGGCTTCATCGGTACAGGCCTGAAGAAAGACGAGTTCGTGTGCAACTGCTCCGACATCGACGACATCATACTGTTCTACAAAGATGGTAAGTACAAGGTTGTGCGCGTAGCAGAAAAGCTGTTTGTCGGTAAGAACGTCATGTGGCTCGGAGTATTCAAGAAGAGCGACAAGCGCACCATCTACAATGTTGTATATCGCGACGGCAAGAAAGGTCCATGCTATATCAAGCGCTTCAACATCACCGGCATAACACGCGACCGCGAGTATGACCTTACATTGGGAACGCCAAATTCGAAGGTCATGTACTTCACCGCTAATCCTAATGGAGAGGCAGAGGTAATAAAGATCACGCTTGACGCCTCAGTGCAGGCGACGAACCCACGCATGAGCATCTTCCTCGAACGCTCATTTGCCGATGTGATGATCAAAGGACGTGCATCAAAAGGAAACATCCTGACGAAGAAGCCTGTTCACAAGATTGGACTTAAGAGTCATGGGCACTCTACACTCGGCGGACGCAAGGTGTGGTATGATCCAGATGTCAACCGTCTAAACTACGATGACCACGGAACCCTGCTCGGCGAGTTCTACGATGATGACCAGATACTGGTGGTTTTGAAGAACGGTGACTTCTATCTTAGCAACTTCGATGTTAACAACCACTATGAGGAGAACATACTGCGCATAGAGAAGTTCGAAGCCGACAAGGTATGGACAGCGGTGCTTTTCGATGCCGACAACCAAGGCTATCCTTACATAAAGCGTTTCCTCATGGAGGCAACAAAGCGCAAGCAGAACTGGCTCAGCGACAACCCTGCCTCAAAGCTGGTGTTGCTCACCGACGTCGTCTATCCATTGATACGCGTGACTTACGGTGGTGCCGATGAGTTCCGAGGCTCAGAAGACATCGACGCAGAACAGTTCATATCAGTTAAAGGCTTCAAAGCAAAAGGCAAGCGCATATCTACATGGCAGATAGAAAGCATAACCGAGCTGGAGCCGGTGAGATTCCCTGAAGAGCCGGAAGAAGAGCCTGAAAATGCTGAGAACGAGGAGGAAGACCTTGATCCCGATGCAGGCAAAAGCCAACAGCAGGTTATCGACGAAATGACTGGTCAACTAAGACTATTCCCCGATGAAGATTAA
- a CDS encoding DUF1599 domain-containing protein produces the protein MDKFEKTNQEFEAVVAECRSLFEKKLHDYGASWRILRPTSLTDQLFIKAKRIRQLETTGLSLVGEGIRPEFIGLVNYGIVGLVQLEKGYCDTVDITAEEAMDLYDAHASEALALMKRKNHDYDEAWRSMRVSSYTDLILTKLQRIKEMEDLSEGTLVSEGIDANYMDIINYSVFALIKL, from the coding sequence ATGGATAAGTTTGAGAAGACTAATCAAGAGTTCGAAGCGGTTGTAGCAGAGTGTCGCAGCCTTTTCGAGAAAAAGCTTCATGACTACGGAGCTTCATGGCGCATATTGCGTCCCACGTCACTCACCGATCAGCTGTTCATTAAGGCAAAGCGCATACGCCAGCTTGAGACTACGGGGCTGTCGCTCGTTGGAGAGGGCATCCGTCCAGAGTTCATCGGGTTGGTGAACTATGGTATTGTAGGCCTTGTCCAGCTCGAGAAAGGATATTGTGATACAGTCGATATCACTGCTGAAGAGGCAATGGATCTCTATGATGCTCATGCCAGTGAGGCACTGGCGCTGATGAAACGCAAGAACCATGACTATGATGAGGCTTGGCGCTCCATGAGGGTTAGCAGCTATACCGATCTCATTCTGACAAAGCTCCAGCGAATAAAGGAAATGGAAGACCTCAGCGAAGGTACTCTCGTGAGCGAGGGCATCGACGCAAACTATATGGACATAATAAACTATTCAGTGTTCGCACTGATTAAACTGTGA
- a CDS encoding DUF3316 domain-containing protein has translation MKIKLSILFAALFLTVTNCTAQTEGKVNDQITTQSYQVGIGAKDILDTYLSQEKFKGEGITFLSISEKQKIGSRWSNIFQNQFSLSSSKDRADNESMLEATYNFFYGRYFSWQLPLFDGNLKLQAGPMADFGLGVLYNTRGVANNPAQARLYLNIMPSGIATYQFMLFRKKWQARYEIDLPLMGAMFSPNYGQSYYEIFSLGDYDHNIVATSFATSPTFRQQLTIQCTLNDTWTLSLGYLGDYQQAKVNNLKQHVISHNVMIGFVKRFQIIKYRP, from the coding sequence ATGAAGATTAAACTGTCCATACTTTTCGCAGCCCTATTCCTTACTGTCACGAACTGCACAGCTCAGACTGAAGGTAAGGTAAACGACCAGATAACCACTCAGAGCTATCAGGTAGGCATAGGTGCGAAAGACATCCTCGACACCTATCTGTCACAAGAGAAGTTCAAGGGTGAAGGCATCACGTTCCTCAGCATCAGCGAGAAACAGAAGATTGGCTCACGATGGTCGAACATCTTCCAGAATCAGTTCTCGCTCTCATCATCAAAAGACCGTGCTGATAACGAATCAATGCTTGAGGCGACCTACAATTTCTTCTATGGACGCTATTTCAGTTGGCAGCTACCACTGTTTGACGGCAACCTCAAACTACAGGCAGGTCCGATGGCCGACTTTGGACTGGGAGTGCTCTATAACACACGAGGAGTAGCAAACAACCCTGCCCAGGCCCGATTATATCTAAACATCATGCCATCAGGCATAGCGACCTATCAGTTCATGCTATTCAGAAAGAAATGGCAGGCACGCTATGAGATAGACCTGCCACTGATGGGAGCCATGTTCAGTCCTAACTACGGACAGTCATACTATGAGATTTTTTCCCTTGGCGACTACGATCATAACATCGTGGCAACATCCTTCGCCACTTCACCTACCTTCCGACAACAACTTACTATCCAGTGTACCCTCAACGACACGTGGACACTCTCGCTAGGCTATCTCGGTGACTACCAGCAAGCGAAAGTGAACAATCTGAAACAGCATGTCATATCCCATAACGTCATGATAGGCTTCGTGAAACGTTTCCAAATAATCAAATACCGCCCATGA
- a CDS encoding S41 family peptidase, which yields MTLSLLSHRLSPIISKLTYILLLGAFIFTLTACVDEDEFDNTPQGNFEALWKIIDERYCFLDYKQKEIGLDWNTVYNKYKVRVNKDMRSTQLFEVLSEMLGELRDGHVNLVASHDLGRNWSWYENYPTNLSDTLLRRYLGTDYKIASGLKYRILDDNIGYIRYESFSDAVGEGALDDILLHMILCQGIIIDIRGNGGGELTNTNMLASRFCNEKTLVGYIQHKTGKGHNDFSELKPRYVEPSSGLRWHKGVCVLTNRQVYSAANEFTMYMRAMPNVKIVGDHTGGGAGMPFSSSLPNGWIVRFSAVPAYDVNKQSGEFGVDPDYKVSISDTDFAKGEDTIIEFARKLLAQ from the coding sequence ATGACACTATCATTGCTTTCACATAGGCTTTCGCCAATAATATCGAAGCTCACATACATTCTTTTACTGGGAGCTTTCATATTCACGCTGACAGCATGTGTTGACGAAGATGAATTCGACAACACCCCACAAGGTAATTTCGAGGCCTTATGGAAGATTATAGACGAACGCTACTGTTTCCTTGACTACAAACAGAAGGAGATAGGACTTGACTGGAACACAGTATATAATAAATATAAGGTACGCGTAAATAAGGATATGCGCTCAACACAGCTGTTCGAGGTACTGTCGGAAATGCTTGGAGAGCTACGCGACGGACACGTGAACCTTGTTGCCTCTCACGACCTGGGACGTAACTGGTCCTGGTACGAGAACTATCCCACAAATCTCAGCGACACCCTTCTTAGACGCTACCTTGGCACCGACTACAAGATTGCGTCGGGATTGAAGTATCGCATACTTGACGACAACATCGGCTATATACGCTATGAGAGTTTCTCAGACGCCGTAGGTGAAGGCGCGCTCGACGATATACTCCTACACATGATCCTATGCCAGGGCATCATCATCGATATACGCGGCAATGGAGGTGGCGAACTGACTAACACCAACATGCTGGCATCGCGCTTCTGCAATGAGAAGACACTTGTCGGCTACATCCAACATAAGACAGGCAAAGGTCATAACGATTTCTCAGAACTGAAACCACGATATGTGGAACCGTCGTCAGGTTTACGCTGGCACAAAGGTGTCTGCGTACTCACCAACCGACAGGTATATAGTGCTGCCAACGAGTTTACCATGTACATGCGAGCCATGCCCAACGTAAAGATTGTGGGCGACCATACAGGCGGAGGTGCAGGCATGCCGTTCTCAAGCTCGCTCCCCAACGGATGGATAGTACGCTTCTCGGCAGTACCCGCCTACGATGTCAACAAGCAGTCGGGCGAGTTTGGTGTTGATCCCGACTATAAGGTAAGCATCAGCGATACAGATTTTGCAAAGGGCGAGGACACTATCATAGAGTTTGCACGGAAACTTTTAGCCCAATAA
- a CDS encoding SPOR domain-containing protein encodes MIVISLSFIICHLSFCTLGAQTYTQRLQKKTAGQGTVTVHHSKAIDDLVNGPNVNTAPAAPKKVEQTQAPAATTTHKTETVKDNTKTVHPQQENVSLQTTDTTSTAKKVNKKMVMVYRVQAYAGGNSRKDRRTAEQIGNQLRTLFPQESVYVHFYTPRWICRMGNYRTYEEAHHALQEVKKMGYNAATIVKGKTAVAY; translated from the coding sequence ATGATAGTGATAAGTTTATCATTTATCATTTGTCATTTATCATTTTGCACTCTCGGGGCGCAGACCTACACTCAGCGTCTGCAGAAGAAGACGGCAGGACAGGGTACTGTCACAGTTCATCACTCCAAGGCTATCGATGATCTTGTGAACGGTCCCAATGTGAACACTGCACCAGCTGCGCCAAAGAAGGTTGAGCAGACGCAGGCACCTGCAGCCACAACAACGCACAAAACGGAAACGGTTAAGGATAATACTAAGACCGTACATCCGCAACAGGAAAACGTTTCACTACAGACCACCGACACCACTTCCACTGCCAAGAAGGTGAACAAGAAAATGGTGATGGTCTATCGTGTGCAGGCTTATGCCGGAGGTAACTCACGTAAAGACCGTCGTACGGCCGAGCAGATAGGTAACCAGTTACGTACGCTCTTCCCACAAGAATCGGTGTATGTACATTTTTATACTCCACGGTGGATATGCCGCATGGGCAACTATCGCACCTATGAGGAAGCTCATCATGCCTTGCAGGAGGTGAAGAAGATGGGCTATAATGCTGCAACAATAGTAAAGGGAAAGACTGCTGTCGCATACTAA